In one Silene latifolia isolate original U9 population chromosome 10, ASM4854445v1, whole genome shotgun sequence genomic region, the following are encoded:
- the LOC141604872 gene encoding putative eukaryotic translation initiation factor 5-2 — protein sequence MALQNIGKNNADDAFYRYKMPKMITKVEGRGNGIKTNIVNMVDISKALARPPSYTTKYFGCELGAQSKFDEKTGTSLVNGSHDTAKLAGLLEIFIKKYVQCYGCGNPETEVLITKSQMIQLKCAACGFVSDVDMRDKLTSFIIKNPPVVKKSSKDKKAMRKAEKERLKEGEAADEEAKKLKAKSKKSSKEGGSKTTTTKKKAGSDEDRSPTGSQKDDDEAGIEDEDDDIQWQTDTSMAAAQKRIQEQLSAVTSEMVMLTTEEDSSKSNPKSNGTHPVDPHETLVKDLKDYMATRPTGGQLKAHLESCSGTHQEVVNAVLDALFGDVAKGFAKEANKKKNFLVAALAYADASQWVLLHGFEAFCGKADPDAVKEIALVLKNLYDSDVLEEEVIVEWYQKGSAGDNKSSAMWKFVKPFVEWLQSAESESEEE from the coding sequence ATGGCGCTTCAGAACATTGGTAAGAACAATGCTGACGATGCCTTCTACAGGTATAAGATGCCAAAGATGATCACCAAGGTTGAAGGCCGAGGAAATGGCATCAAGACCAATATTGTCAACATGGTTGACATTTCGAAAGCCTTAGCTAGGCCTCCCTCCTACACAACCAAGTATTTTGGCTGTGAGCTtggagctcaatccaaatttgaCGAGAAAACCGGCACTTCCCTTGTCAATGGGTCCCATGATACTGCAAAACTTGCTGGACTTCTTGAGATCTTTATTAAGAAATATGTCCAGTGTTACGGATGTGGCAACCCGGAGACTGAAGTTCTTATAACTAAGAGTCAAATGATACAGCTGAAGTGCGCTGCATGCGGGTTTGTGTCTGATGTGGATATGAGGGATAAACTCACATCCTTTATAATTAAGAATCCCCCGGTTGTGAAAAAGTCGTCCAAGGACAAAAAAGCCATGAGAAAGGCTGAAAAGGAACGTCTCAAGGAAGGGGAAGCTGCTGATGAGGAGGCGAAGAAGCTGAAAGCTAAAAGTAAGAAGTCCTCTAAAGAAGGTGGTTCGAAAACTACTACTACCAAGAAGAAGGCTGGATCAGATGAGGATCGTTCACCCACTGGAAGCCAGAAGGATGACGATGAAGCTGGcattgaagatgaagatgatgacATCCAATGGCAAACTGACACATCAATGGCGGCAGCTCAAAAGAGGATTCAAGAACAGCTTAGTGCCGTGACATCTGAAATGGTTATGCTTACCACAGAAGAAGACTCTTCAAAATCCAACCCGAAATCAAATGGGACCCACCCAGTTGACCCGCATGAAACCCTGGTGAAGGACTTGAAAGATTACATGGCCACTCGTCCTACCGGTGGCCAGCTGAAAGCCCACCTCGAATCCTGTTCAGGGACCCACCAGGAAGTAGTGAATGCAGTATTGGATGCTCTGTTTGGTGatgtggcaaagggttttgctaAAGAGGCCAATAAGAAGAAGAATTTCCTTGTTGCTGCCCTCGCTTATGCTGATGCTTCACAGTGGGTTCTACTTCATGGTTTCGAGGCATTCTGTGGGAAAGCTGACCCGGATGCCGTGAAGGAGATTGCACTGGTCTTGAAGAATCTCTATGACAGTGATGTGCTGGAGGAGGAGGTCATTGTCGAATGGTACCAAAAGGGATCAGCTGGAGACAACAAAAGCTCGGCAATGTGGAAATTCGTCAAGCCTTTTGTTGAGTGGCTTCAGAGCGCAGAGTCCGAGTCTGAGGAAGAATAA